Proteins encoded within one genomic window of Cyprinus carpio isolate SPL01 chromosome A15, ASM1834038v1, whole genome shotgun sequence:
- the zmp:0000000529 gene encoding WD repeat-containing protein 20 codes for MAADGGALKDINEIKSQFRTREGFYKLLTLSDSQQRAGLPRGPSAGVTVGPGAGGGAGVGLVQGPGAAAANSSPGFLPPVRVSMVKLKPEEPSEDSERVCFNIGRELYFYTYTNIKKAVDLSKPIDKRIYKGTQPTCHDFNQYSATADSVALIVGFSAGQVQYLDPIKKETSKLFNEERLIDKSKVTCLKWLPKSENLFLASHASGHLYLYNVEHPCGTTAPQYCLLRQGEGFSVYACKTKTPRNPLLRWVVGEGGLNEFAFSPDGVHVACVGQDGCLRVFHFDSMELQGVMKSYFGGLLCVSWSPDGKYLATGGEDDLVTVWSFAESRVVARGHGHKSWVNVVAFDPFTTNLEDEERMELSGSEEDLQQGALHFGRVRTSSTLSRLSRHSSKGSASSVSYRFGSVGQDTQFCLWDLTDDVLYPRLPLSRALTNTFGPTIPSSTALSGSSGVEGHHHPSNPHQTSTLPLPLPRSLSRSNSLPHPAVANTSKSQGATESSGTGGSAVTGGGSTPFSIGRFATLSLQERKSDKSGVGGEKEHKRYHSLGNISKSNDKINVAPRSSRLDGAKVLGTTLCPRMNEVPLLEPLVCKKIAHERLTVLVFMNDCIITACQEGLICTWARPGKTHPSQPLSAQNGNSPSGTVV; via the exons ATGGCCGCAGATGGAGGCGCTCTGAAGGATATCAATGAGATTAAATCGCAGTTCCGGACCCGCGAGGGATTCTacaagctgctcaccctctcggACTCTCAGCAGCGGGCCGGGCTGCCGCGGGGCCCCTCGGCGGGCGTCACGGTGGGGCCGGGCGCGGGCGGCGGCGCCGGTGTTGGGCTGGTGCAGGGGCCCGGGGCCGCCGCCGCCAACTCCTCTCCGGGCTTCCTGCCGCCGGTGCGGGTGTCGATGGTGAAGCTGAAGCCAGAGGAACCCAGCGAGGATTCGGAGCGAGTGTGTTTCAACATCGGCAGGGAACTTTACTTCTACACCTACACGAACATCAAGAAG gcagtGGATCTCAGTAAGCCCATAGACAAGCGCATCTATAAGGGAACTCAGCCCACCTGTCATGACTTTAATCAGTATTCGGCCACGGCGGACAGCGTGGCTCTGATCGTGGGATTCTCTGCAGGACAGGTGCAGTACCTCGACCCCATCAAGAAGGAGACCAGCAAGCTCTTCAACGAGGAG AGGCTGATAGACAAATCAAAGGTGACGTGTCTCAAATGGCTGCCCAAGTCGGAGAATCTCTTCCTGGCGTCTCACGCGAGTGGTCACCTCTACCTCTATAACGTGGAGCATCCGTGTGGCACCACCGCACCGCAGTACTGTCTGCTCCGGCAGGGCGAGGGCTTCTCCGTCTACGCCTGCAAGACCAAGACGCCCCGTAACCCGCTGCTCCGCTGGGTGGTGGGCGAGGGAGGGCTGAACGAGTTTGCCTTCTCGCCCGACGGCGTTCACGTGGCTTGCGTCGGTCAGGACGGCTGCCTGCGCGTCTTCCACTTTGACTCGATGGAGCTTCAAGGCGTGATGAAGAGCTACTTCGGCGGGCTTCTCTGCGTCTCCTGGAGCCCCGACGGGAAGTACCTCGCCACCGGCGGAGAGGACGATTTGGTGACCGTCTGGTCGTTCGCCGAGAGTCGTGTGGTGGCGCGCGGACACGGCCACAAGTCCTGGGTCAACGTCGTTGCGTTCGACCCGTTCACGACAAACCTGGAGGACGAGGAGCGGATGGAGCTCAGCGGCAGCGAGGAGGATCTCCAGCAGGGGGCGCTGCACTTCGGCCGCGTGCGAACCAGCAGCACGCTCTCGCGCCTCTCGCGGCACAGCTCCAAAGGCAGCGCGTCGTCCGTGTCGTACCGCTTCGGATCCGTTGGCCAGGACACGCAGTTCTGTTTGTGGGATCTGACAGATGACGTTCTGTATCCGCGGCTTCCGCTCTCCCGTGCGCTTACGAACACCTTCGGCCCTACGATTCCAAGCAGCACGGCGTTGAGCGGAAGCAGCGGAGTCGAAGGTCACCATCATCCCTCAAACCCTCATCAGACGTCAACATTGCCGCTGCCTTTACCTCGCTCGCTGTCGCGCTCCAACTCCCTTCCGCATCCCGCCGTCGCCAACACCTCCAAGAGCCAGGGGGCGACAGAGAGCAGCGGCACAGGCGGGAGCGCTGTCACAGGTGGAGGAAGCACGCCGTTTAGCATCGGCCGCTTCGCAACGCTGTCGCTACAAGAGCGCAAATCGGATAAATCGGGGGTGGGAGGGGAAAAGGAGCACAAGCGCTATCACAGCCTCGGGAACATCAGCAAAAGCAATGATAAGATTAACGTGGCGCCGCGCAGCTCCCGGCTAGATGGCGCTAAAGTGCTGGGAACCACGCTGTGTCCGCGTATGAACGA